One genomic segment of Candidatus Parvarchaeota archaeon includes these proteins:
- a CDS encoding ABC transporter ATP-binding protein — protein sequence MAVELVVNHVSKDYTEEKIFKPSIDDVSFSVGRHEFVCIIGPSGCGKSTLLRIIAGLEEPTKGSVRFRGSKIHGPDPKISAMIFQTFALLPWRTVYENIDLGMQTLKISKEKRDEIVRKYVKLMDLEDFANSYPYELSGGMKQRVGIARALCAEPHILLMDEPFSALDAFTADSLRRDVLGIWVDPTTKTDTFIMVTHLIDEAVFMADRVIVLSRRPGKIIADIKIDLPRPRELHLRDKEFFGYVDKIKRLITRDPSNAMWYELDLSRQKK from the coding sequence ATGGCGGTTGAACTTGTTGTAAATCATGTGAGCAAGGACTACACGGAGGAAAAAATCTTCAAGCCTTCCATCGATGATGTCAGCTTCAGTGTGGGCAGGCACGAATTTGTCTGCATAATTGGCCCATCGGGGTGCGGCAAGTCAACTCTTCTTAGGATAATAGCAGGCCTTGAGGAGCCAACCAAAGGCTCTGTGCGCTTCAGGGGCTCAAAAATACACGGTCCTGACCCGAAAATCTCCGCAATGATTTTCCAGACATTTGCCCTTTTGCCCTGGCGCACCGTCTATGAGAATATTGACCTTGGGATGCAGACTTTGAAAATCTCAAAGGAAAAACGCGATGAAATCGTAAGGAAATACGTAAAGCTCATGGACCTTGAAGACTTTGCCAACTCGTACCCGTACGAACTTTCCGGCGGCATGAAGCAGAGGGTTGGCATTGCAAGGGCACTTTGCGCAGAGCCGCACATACTTCTTATGGACGAGCCGTTTTCAGCCCTTGACGCATTCACGGCAGACTCGCTTCGCCGCGACGTGCTTGGCATCTGGGTTGACCCGACAACCAAAACCGACACTTTCATCATGGTGACGCACCTGATTGACGAGGCGGTATTCATGGCGGACAGGGTGATTGTGCTTTCAAGGCGCCCTGGAAAAATCATTGCCGACATCAAAATAGATCTTCCTCGGCCCAGGGAGCTTCACCTGCGCGACAAGGAGTTTTTCGGGTATGTTGACAAAATCAAGCGCCTTATAACCCGCGACCCGTCAAACGCAATGTGGTATGAGCTTGACTTGTCAAGGCAAAAGAAATAG
- a CDS encoding type II secretion system F family protein, whose protein sequence is MAQTNSFLESLGRLFSRKMILDVGKALDAAGLGVSAEIFAGGMIIACIAGSLVATFALIQSLSVRLFLVSVGKLFGSWFSNSQPAMLVLALVVISIITTACIVLLTYVWLSILADNRKRAVDMVLPDFLTLSAANIRAGMSIDQAMWYAAKPEFGMLSKEVELVAKRTFGGEPFNTSIDRLSARFNSRMLRRTVALVKQGLASGGQIADIFEQIAQDARNVQLIQSEISASLLMYIIFVVFAASVGAPFLFAVSNNLIAILEKVFANLPPVSQLPAIGFVRPRPPIISSGDFFGFTVIVAITTAIFSSLMIGVIQKGSKLEGIKYLPVFIVLTLVIYAFVSSVLATFLGSLV, encoded by the coding sequence ATGGCGCAAACAAACTCGTTCCTTGAGTCCCTTGGAAGGCTATTTTCAAGGAAGATGATACTGGACGTTGGAAAGGCACTTGATGCCGCCGGCCTTGGCGTGTCAGCCGAGATTTTTGCTGGCGGCATGATAATCGCCTGCATTGCAGGAAGCCTGGTGGCAACGTTTGCCCTAATCCAGTCCCTTTCGGTAAGGCTTTTTCTTGTAAGTGTTGGAAAGCTTTTCGGAAGCTGGTTTTCAAACAGCCAGCCGGCAATGCTTGTGCTTGCGCTTGTTGTGATTTCAATAATCACAACTGCCTGCATTGTGCTTTTGACTTATGTCTGGCTTTCCATACTTGCGGACAATAGGAAAAGGGCAGTCGACATGGTGCTGCCTGACTTTTTGACCCTCTCTGCCGCAAATATCAGGGCAGGCATGAGCATAGACCAGGCAATGTGGTATGCTGCAAAGCCGGAGTTCGGGATGCTTTCAAAGGAAGTTGAGCTTGTTGCAAAGCGCACGTTTGGCGGCGAGCCGTTCAACACATCCATTGACAGGCTGTCAGCCAGGTTCAACTCAAGGATGCTAAGGCGGACAGTGGCACTTGTGAAGCAGGGGCTTGCATCAGGGGGCCAGATAGCCGACATTTTCGAGCAGATAGCACAGGACGCAAGAAACGTGCAGCTCATCCAAAGCGAGATTTCAGCCTCGCTTCTCATGTACATAATATTCGTTGTTTTTGCTGCAAGCGTTGGGGCGCCGTTCCTGTTTGCAGTCTCAAACAACCTGATTGCCATACTTGAAAAAGTTTTTGCCAACCTGCCCCCAGTCTCGCAGCTTCCCGCAATAGGGTTTGTCAGGCCAAGGCCGCCAATCATATCCTCAGGCGACTTTTTCGGGTTTACGGTGATTGTGGCGATAACAACGGCGATATTCTCTTCCCTTATGATTGGCGTGATTCAAAAGGGCTCAAAGCTTGAAGGCATCAAATACCTGCCAGTATTCATCGTGCTCACGCTTGTCATTTACGCATTTGTGAGTTCAGTGCTTGCAACGTTCTTGGGCTCGCTTGTTTGA